In Corylus avellana chromosome ca2, CavTom2PMs-1.0, the following proteins share a genomic window:
- the LOC132170208 gene encoding E3 ubiquitin-protein ligase JMJ24 isoform X2: MDHPRSTSGNGEDNVGIPDDLRCKRSDGKQWRCTAMSMPDKTVCEKHYIQAKKRAANSAMRANLKKAKRKSIGDSDIYLESKSDDFDEPLVNTKVEDYPPVSGKKLFEKVSKNQFEKVSKNQFRYSPETPPMRSLPVRNPPRTNENLQRDAGQFEENWRSYKTPTASAMESSKNRSQRSFDANDATTEYSDGSLNSSEDAGGQTCHQCRRNDRDIVIWCLRCDKRGYCENCISTWYSDIALEEIQRICPACRGTCNCKVCLRSDNSIKVRIREIPVLAKLKYLHCLLSSVLPVVKQIHHEQASEVELEKRLHGSDIGLARAKLNADEQMCCNFCRIPIIDYHRHCTTCSYDLCLSCCQDLREASPSGVKVESVDNEIDGKSQEKATVSEQVKVSKLKLILPDKFPGWQANSDGSIPCPPKEYGGCSNSSLNLSRIFKMNWVAKLVKNVEEMVSGCRIYNPGSPQKIGLDDPRLCQYAHREDSDDNFLYSPTSEGIKSDGVGNFRKHWARGEPVIVKQVFDSSSTSSWDPVVLWRGIRETTDEKMKDENRLVKAIDCLDWSEVDIELGQFIKGYSEGRIHEDGWPEMLKLKDWPSPSASEEFLLYQRPEFISKLPLLEYIHSKWGLLNVAAKLPHYSLQNDVGPKIFISYGTYEELGRGDSVTNLHFNVRDMVYLLVHTCNVKRKGWQKMEIQKIQKSFKEYEVKDSLQDPQVGLDEGKSSDISLDGQGVQNVCGAKLDANENESMVDQGLETIDVEENNVNCEQSNRDGEDVCEKTHPGVLWDVFRRQDVPKLTEYLRIHWREFGKPDCVLNHNVKRPLYDETFFLNEHHKRKLKEEFGVEPWLFEQHLGQAVFVPAGCPFQARNLQSTVQLGLDFVSPESLGEAVRLAEEIRCLPNDHDAKLQVLEVGKISLYAASSAIKEVQKLVLDPKLGAELGFEDPNLTAMVSENLDKMVKRRRQITCA, encoded by the exons ATGGATCATCCACGCTCAACCTCTGGGAATGGTGAGGATAATGTCGGAATTCCAGATGATTTGCGTTGCAAGAGATCAGATGGGAAACAGTGGAGATGCACTGCCATGTCCATGCCAGATAAAACGGTATGTGAGAAGCATTACATCCAGGCAAAGAAGAGGGCAGCGAATTCTGCAATGAGAGCTAATTTAAAGAAAGCCAAGAGGAAGTCAATAGGCGATAGTGATATTTACTTGGAGAGTAAGAGTGATGATTTTGATGAACCACTTGTGAACACAAAAGTTGAGGATTATCCTCCAGTCTCAGGGAAAAAGTTGTTTGAGAAGGTATCAAAAAATCAGTTTGAGAAGGTATCAAAAAATCAGTTTCGCTATTCGCCTGAGACGCCCCCGATGAGGAGTTTGCCTGTCCGTAATCCTCCAAGGACAAATGAAAATTTACAAAGAGATGCTggacaatttgaagaaaactgGAGGTCTTATAAGACACCGACCGCTTCTGCCATGGAGTCATCCAAGAACAGATCACAAAGGAGCTTTGATGCTAATGATGCCACAACG GAATACTCTGATGGGAGCCTGAATTCCTCTGAAGATGCCGGTGGGCAAACTTGCCACCAGTGCCGAAGGAATGATAGAGACATAGTTATTTGGTGCCTCAGATGTGACAAGAGAGGATATTGCGAAAACTGTATCTCCACATG GTACTCGGATATTGCATTAGAAGAAATTCAGAGAATTTGTCCTGCATGTCGTGGCACTTGTAATTGCAAAGTGTGCTTACGTTCAGATAATTCGATAAAG GTAAGGATACGTGAGATACCTGTGCTAGCCAAGTTGAAATATCTCCATTGCCTATTATCTTCGGTGCTTCCTGTAGTTAAGCAAATCCATCATGAGCAGGCCTCTGAAGTAGAACTAGAAAAAAGATTGCATG GAAGCGATATAGGTCTTGCCAGGGCAAAACTGAATGCAGATGAGCAGATGTGCTG CAATTTCTGTAGGATACCCATTATAGATTATCATCGGCATTGTACAACTTGCTCATATGATCTGTGCCTTAGTTGCTGTCAAGATCTTCGGGAAGCATCTCCAAGTGGTGTTAAAGTAGAATCGGTAGATAATGAGATTGATGGGAAAAGTCAAGAGAAAGCAACTGTGTCAGAGCAAGTGAAAGTATCCAAACTAAAACTAATATTACCAGATAAGTTTCCTGGTTGGCAAGCCAATAGTGATGGCAGTATTCCATGTCCCCCAAAGGAGTATGGTGGCTGTAGTAATTCATCACTAAATTTAAGCCGCATTTTTAAGATGAATTGGGTTGCAAAGCTGGTAAAAAACGTGGAGGAAATGGTTAGTGGCTGTAGGATCTATAATCCTGGCAGCCCACAAAAGATTGGGTTGGACGATCCCAGACTCTGCCAATATGCTCATAGAGAGGACAGTGATGATAATTTCTTGTACAGCCCAACATCTGAAGGTATCAAATCTGATGGGGTTGGAAATTTTAGAAAGCACTGGGCAAGGGGTGAACCTGTTATTGTCAAACAGGTGTTTGATAGCTCATCCACTTCAAGCTGGGATCCAGTGGTTTTATGGAGAGGGATAAGGGAGACAACAGATGAGAAAATGAAAGATGAGAACAGATTAGTGAAGGCCATAGATTGCTTAGACTGGTCTGAG GTTGACATTGAACTTGGTCAGTTCATAAAAGGATACTCTGAGGGACGAATCCATGAAGATGGCTGGCCAGAAATGTTAAAGTTGAAGGATTGGCCTTCCCCTAGTGCATCTGAAGAGTTCTTATTGTACCAGAGACCCGAATTTATTAGTAAACTGCCCTTACTTGAGTATATCCACTCAAAGTGGGGTCTTCTAAATGTTGCTGCGAAGTTGCCTCATTACTCCTTGCAGAATGATGTAGgacctaaaatttttatttcttatggGACCTATGAAGAACTTGGTAGAGGCGATTCAGTGACCAATCTCCATTTCAATGTGCGTGACATG GTATACCTATTGGTGCATACATGTAATGTGAAGCGAAAGGGTTGGCAGAAGATGGAGATTCAAAAGATACAAAAATCCTTTAAGGAATATGAGGTGAAAGATTCACTGCAGGATCCACAAGTAGGTTTGGATGAGGGGAAGTCATCTGATATATCACTTGATGGTCAAGGTGTGCAGAATGTATGTGGGGCAAAACTGGACGCAAATGAAAATGAGTCGATGGTGGATCAAGGGCTTGAAACTATTGACGTTGAAGAGAATAATGTCAATTGTGAACAATCCAACAGAGATGGTGAAGATGTCTGTGAAAAGACTCATCCTGGAGTTCTTTGGGATGTGTTTCGCAGGCAGGATGTTCCAAAGTTGACTGAATATTTGAGAATTCATTGGAGGGAATTTGGGAAGCCTGATTGTGTATTAAACCATAAT GTGAAAAGGCCTCTTTATGATGAAACATTTTTCCTGAATGAGCATCATAAAAGGAAGTTAAAGGAAGAATTTG GAGTTGAGCCATGGTTGTTTGAACAGCATTTGGGGCAGGCTGTATTTGTCCCTGCTGGGTGCCCTTTCCAAGCGAGAAATCTTCAG TCCACTGTTCAGCTGGGTCTTGATTTTGTATCTCCTGAAAGTCTGGGAGAGGCTGTAAGATTGGCCGAAGAAATCCGCTGTCTTCCCAATGACCACGACGCAAAACTTCAGGTGTTGGAG
- the LOC132170208 gene encoding E3 ubiquitin-protein ligase JMJ24 isoform X1, which produces MDHPRSTSGNGEDNVGIPDDLRCKRSDGKQWRCTAMSMPDKTVCEKHYIQAKKRAANSAMRANLKKAKRKSIGDSDIYLESKSDDFDEPLVNTKVEDYPPVSGKKLFEKVSKNQFEKVSKNQFRYSPETPPMRSLPVRNPPRTNENLQRDAGQFEENWRSYKTPTASAMESSKNRSQRSFDANDATTEYSDGSLNSSEDAGGQTCHQCRRNDRDIVIWCLRCDKRGYCENCISTWYSDIALEEIQRICPACRGTCNCKVCLRSDNSIKVRIREIPVLAKLKYLHCLLSSVLPVVKQIHHEQASEVELEKRLHGSDIGLARAKLNADEQMCCNFCRIPIIDYHRHCTTCSYDLCLSCCQDLREASPSGVKVESVDNEIDGKSQEKATVSEQVKVSKLKLILPDKFPGWQANSDGSIPCPPKEYGGCSNSSLNLSRIFKMNWVAKLVKNVEEMVSGCRIYNPGSPQKIGLDDPRLCQYAHREDSDDNFLYSPTSEGIKSDGVGNFRKHWARGEPVIVKQVFDSSSTSSWDPVVLWRGIRETTDEKMKDENRLVKAIDCLDWSEVDIELGQFIKGYSEGRIHEDGWPEMLKLKDWPSPSASEEFLLYQRPEFISKLPLLEYIHSKWGLLNVAAKLPHYSLQNDVGPKIFISYGTYEELGRGDSVTNLHFNVRDMVYLLVHTCNVKRKGWQKMEIQKIQKSFKEYEVKDSLQDPQVGLDEGKSSDISLDGQGVQNVCGAKLDANENESMVDQGLETIDVEENNVNCEQSNRDGEDVCEKTHPGVLWDVFRRQDVPKLTEYLRIHWREFGKPDCVLNHNVKRPLYDETFFLNEHHKRKLKEEFGVEPWLFEQHLGQAVFVPAGCPFQARNLQSTVQLGLDFVSPESLGEAVRLAEEIRCLPNDHDAKLQVLEVRQRKFSLEVGKISLYAASSAIKEVQKLVLDPKLGAELGFEDPNLTAMVSENLDKMVKRRRQITCA; this is translated from the exons ATGGATCATCCACGCTCAACCTCTGGGAATGGTGAGGATAATGTCGGAATTCCAGATGATTTGCGTTGCAAGAGATCAGATGGGAAACAGTGGAGATGCACTGCCATGTCCATGCCAGATAAAACGGTATGTGAGAAGCATTACATCCAGGCAAAGAAGAGGGCAGCGAATTCTGCAATGAGAGCTAATTTAAAGAAAGCCAAGAGGAAGTCAATAGGCGATAGTGATATTTACTTGGAGAGTAAGAGTGATGATTTTGATGAACCACTTGTGAACACAAAAGTTGAGGATTATCCTCCAGTCTCAGGGAAAAAGTTGTTTGAGAAGGTATCAAAAAATCAGTTTGAGAAGGTATCAAAAAATCAGTTTCGCTATTCGCCTGAGACGCCCCCGATGAGGAGTTTGCCTGTCCGTAATCCTCCAAGGACAAATGAAAATTTACAAAGAGATGCTggacaatttgaagaaaactgGAGGTCTTATAAGACACCGACCGCTTCTGCCATGGAGTCATCCAAGAACAGATCACAAAGGAGCTTTGATGCTAATGATGCCACAACG GAATACTCTGATGGGAGCCTGAATTCCTCTGAAGATGCCGGTGGGCAAACTTGCCACCAGTGCCGAAGGAATGATAGAGACATAGTTATTTGGTGCCTCAGATGTGACAAGAGAGGATATTGCGAAAACTGTATCTCCACATG GTACTCGGATATTGCATTAGAAGAAATTCAGAGAATTTGTCCTGCATGTCGTGGCACTTGTAATTGCAAAGTGTGCTTACGTTCAGATAATTCGATAAAG GTAAGGATACGTGAGATACCTGTGCTAGCCAAGTTGAAATATCTCCATTGCCTATTATCTTCGGTGCTTCCTGTAGTTAAGCAAATCCATCATGAGCAGGCCTCTGAAGTAGAACTAGAAAAAAGATTGCATG GAAGCGATATAGGTCTTGCCAGGGCAAAACTGAATGCAGATGAGCAGATGTGCTG CAATTTCTGTAGGATACCCATTATAGATTATCATCGGCATTGTACAACTTGCTCATATGATCTGTGCCTTAGTTGCTGTCAAGATCTTCGGGAAGCATCTCCAAGTGGTGTTAAAGTAGAATCGGTAGATAATGAGATTGATGGGAAAAGTCAAGAGAAAGCAACTGTGTCAGAGCAAGTGAAAGTATCCAAACTAAAACTAATATTACCAGATAAGTTTCCTGGTTGGCAAGCCAATAGTGATGGCAGTATTCCATGTCCCCCAAAGGAGTATGGTGGCTGTAGTAATTCATCACTAAATTTAAGCCGCATTTTTAAGATGAATTGGGTTGCAAAGCTGGTAAAAAACGTGGAGGAAATGGTTAGTGGCTGTAGGATCTATAATCCTGGCAGCCCACAAAAGATTGGGTTGGACGATCCCAGACTCTGCCAATATGCTCATAGAGAGGACAGTGATGATAATTTCTTGTACAGCCCAACATCTGAAGGTATCAAATCTGATGGGGTTGGAAATTTTAGAAAGCACTGGGCAAGGGGTGAACCTGTTATTGTCAAACAGGTGTTTGATAGCTCATCCACTTCAAGCTGGGATCCAGTGGTTTTATGGAGAGGGATAAGGGAGACAACAGATGAGAAAATGAAAGATGAGAACAGATTAGTGAAGGCCATAGATTGCTTAGACTGGTCTGAG GTTGACATTGAACTTGGTCAGTTCATAAAAGGATACTCTGAGGGACGAATCCATGAAGATGGCTGGCCAGAAATGTTAAAGTTGAAGGATTGGCCTTCCCCTAGTGCATCTGAAGAGTTCTTATTGTACCAGAGACCCGAATTTATTAGTAAACTGCCCTTACTTGAGTATATCCACTCAAAGTGGGGTCTTCTAAATGTTGCTGCGAAGTTGCCTCATTACTCCTTGCAGAATGATGTAGgacctaaaatttttatttcttatggGACCTATGAAGAACTTGGTAGAGGCGATTCAGTGACCAATCTCCATTTCAATGTGCGTGACATG GTATACCTATTGGTGCATACATGTAATGTGAAGCGAAAGGGTTGGCAGAAGATGGAGATTCAAAAGATACAAAAATCCTTTAAGGAATATGAGGTGAAAGATTCACTGCAGGATCCACAAGTAGGTTTGGATGAGGGGAAGTCATCTGATATATCACTTGATGGTCAAGGTGTGCAGAATGTATGTGGGGCAAAACTGGACGCAAATGAAAATGAGTCGATGGTGGATCAAGGGCTTGAAACTATTGACGTTGAAGAGAATAATGTCAATTGTGAACAATCCAACAGAGATGGTGAAGATGTCTGTGAAAAGACTCATCCTGGAGTTCTTTGGGATGTGTTTCGCAGGCAGGATGTTCCAAAGTTGACTGAATATTTGAGAATTCATTGGAGGGAATTTGGGAAGCCTGATTGTGTATTAAACCATAAT GTGAAAAGGCCTCTTTATGATGAAACATTTTTCCTGAATGAGCATCATAAAAGGAAGTTAAAGGAAGAATTTG GAGTTGAGCCATGGTTGTTTGAACAGCATTTGGGGCAGGCTGTATTTGTCCCTGCTGGGTGCCCTTTCCAAGCGAGAAATCTTCAG TCCACTGTTCAGCTGGGTCTTGATTTTGTATCTCCTGAAAGTCTGGGAGAGGCTGTAAGATTGGCCGAAGAAATCCGCTGTCTTCCCAATGACCACGACGCAAAACTTCAGGTGTTGGAGGTCAGACAAAGGAAATTTTCCCTAGAA